A window of the Lolium perenne isolate Kyuss_39 chromosome 7, Kyuss_2.0, whole genome shotgun sequence genome harbors these coding sequences:
- the LOC139834042 gene encoding two-component response regulator ORR23-like has protein sequence MACGDRRHGKEPATLEEDNFPEGLRVLAVDDDRVSLRVLEAVLRQCKYKPTGVRDGRTALKLLREKGEDHFDLVITDVHMPDMDGFQLLELIGLEMDLPVISIINLSLAPSSFASN, from the exons ATGGCCTGCGGTGACCGAAGGCATGGAAAGGAACCTGCAACGCTTGAGGAGGACAACTTCCCGGAGGGGCTACGCgtgctcgccgtcgacgacgaccgcGTCTCCCTCAGGGTCCTAGAGGCTGTTCTGCGCCAGTGCAAATACAAGC CAACGGGGGTGAGGGACGGAAGAACGGCGCTAAAGCTGCTGAGGGAGAAAGGGGAGGATCACTTCGACCTAGTTATCACTGACGTGCACATGCCGGACatggacggcttccagctcctcgAGCTCATCGGTCTTGAGATGGATCTGCCAGTCATCAGTATAATTAATCTCTCTCTTGCACCGTCCAGCTTCGCCAGCAA